CCATTCGTCTTTTGTAGAAAAAACAATAGGTCGTTAAAAAGTCTATTAAAGTTTAATGATGTAGGTTACACCAAAGTTAACAGGTCTGGTTTCCGTACCTCCCGAACTAGCTGTAGAACCTGTTATGGAATGCGTGTGATTACCCGCATCTTCCAAGGCTTTATGATTTTTTATATCATACTCTGAACCTGTACCACCACCATCAAAACCAGTGGGTGTAACACTACCTGCGTCTGAAGCTGAAATTCTTAAGGCGTATTTATAGACATTATCATCATGATCATGGTTTCCGGCAGAACTGGTTCCTAAAGACCCATGTCCATGGGTATGCGCCTTTATTGCGTCTGTTTCTGTGGCCAATAGGTTAGGCCCCGAATACGTATGTCCGCCAACAGTGCTTGAGCCGGTACCTCTTAAAAACATTCCTTGTAAATTTGGGGCATTGTCGGACCCTATTAAATCCCTTAGAGCCTTAGAGCCTACAACATTGGTTATATCTTGCCCATGACATAGCACCCAACCATTGGGGGCCGTACTTCCGGCATAAGCTACAATGGTTCCTGTGGGCACCCCATTCCCGGCCGCAATGGCATAGGGGGTTCGCTTTAAGACTTCATCCGAGATTTGAGCCCCGTTTTCGCTAATTTTTAAATACATCTCGTTATTGGCAAAAAGTACGTCGTAGCCACTTCCGGGGTTGAGC
The sequence above is a segment of the Muricauda sp. SCSIO 64092 genome. Coding sequences within it:
- a CDS encoding phage tail protein; amino-acid sequence: MKTSKQLLVLSLLLVALGSKAQSSAANSGIAIQGISRDTNNTANSNETISLTFELYYIDARNNNTPTSVYSVVESLTTDAFGVFSYVLNPGSGYDVLFANNEMYLKISENGAQISDEVLKRTPYAIAAGNGVPTGTIVAYAGSTAPNGWVLCHGQDITNVVGSKALRDLIGSDNAPNLQGMFLRGTGSSTVGGHTYSGPNLLATETDAIKAHTHGHGSLGTSSAGNHDHDDNVYKYALRISASDAGSVTPTGFDGGGTGSEYDIKNHKALEDAGNHTHSITGSTASSGGTETRPVNFGVTYIIKL